The Zingiber officinale cultivar Zhangliang chromosome 2A, Zo_v1.1, whole genome shotgun sequence genomic sequence GCTCTGATCAGCTGGCGATCATTACCAGTTTAAATTGAGCTACTTTCTTTGACTGATTACAAACAATCACGTAAACTAAAGCAAAGCAGATGCAGCAGCAACCAGAGGATTGCAGACCTAATTGCGCAAATCAATGGCAACCAGCAAGTTGTAGTGGATGTCTTTAAACGGCCACTAGCCGCTCAGCCTTGGAACGGCCGGTAAACCTTGAGGTCACTGACCACTCCGGCGATGGAGCCGGCGGCCGAAGCTATGGTGATGGCGAGACACGCTAGGCTCAGAAGCTGGAGGCAGACCCACCTCGTGCTCCACCGCTCCACATTCTTCTGCACGATGTACATCTCCACCGGGAAGTACACCGTCAGCGGCCAGAACCCGATGGCGCCGAGCAGGCCGACCACGTCGTTGAAGAACGGCAGCAGCATCGACACCACAGTCGTCACCACCGCGAACCCCGTCCGCCACGTCATCCTAAAGAGGTTGAGCTTGTAGGTCCGCTCCCCTGGCAACGCCACCTCGATGTCGCCGCAGACGAACCTCGACTCTGGCCACGTCCTCTCCGCCCACCTTTCCACGAAGGCGAAGAGCGGCTGGCAGTACACCTGGTAGGCGCCCACGAGGTGCACGACGATGGCGACGTTGGCGATGTCCAGGAGCCAGTAAGGGTTGTAGAAGCCGAAGCCGGTGAGGAGGTTGCCCGGCGCTAGGTCACCGAACGCCGCGTAGCCCATGCACCCGCAGAGCATGTAGAAGACGGTTGTCACCGCCACGCTGATCAGCGTAGCCCTCTTCATCACCTTCGCCTCCGACGGTGGCGGGGCTTTAATTGTGTCCTAAAGGTGTATGTAAAAATGACTGACCGAGCATTTGCACATGGTAAGCGAATTCTTTTACTTGTGTTTTTCAACTAATCAACTACCTGGATCTCGATGAGAATGATCGAGTAGGAGTAGGCGAAGGCGATGTCGCCGAAGGCTTGCAGCGTGCGCCAGATTTTGTCCATTTGGCTGACGACGCCGATGCTAATTCCGGTGAGGCTACCTCTGAAACCACCATTTTCTGCGAAGATAAGAATGTTTAGTTTTCACAGCTCTTTGTTCATGGAGTTGAATCGAGCAGTGGATGAGTTTGCAGCTTACTTATAACTTGGGCGATGCCGAGACCTAGGCCGATGGAGGAGTAGGTAAACGACATGACGGCGGCGACGATGGAGAGCCACCATATCTGATCGAAATCCGGGATCTGCGAGAAGATGATCTGTGCCACCCCGAACATGATCATGTAAGGATTGCTGTTAACTTCGCAGGGGCTGTCGTCTCCTTTCTCGTGGAAGCAATTCGACCTTTTCACTGCCCTGTTTCCACCCAAAAGTAAACATCAAAACACTCATCTTCATCGTTTGATGATCAACCTGTTTGAGCAAATCTGCTTACACCATGCTAATGGAAGCAGCGATGGTATAGCCAATCGCAACTCCGACGATGTTGAGGTACTGGAGGCAGCCACAGAGCTTGACCTTGAAGCCATCTGTCGGGAACAAGAAGACGCATCCACGTTAGTAACTGTAATTTAATTTACGGAGTCCTACTGATGCTCAAGCGTACGAAACGCACCGAGGTTAGCACGGACGGCATCCATGTAGGTGTAGTTGCGCTTGCCGGTGCTGGGATCGCCGGAGCGGTAGCAATCGGACAGGAGAGAAGATGTGTAGTAAGTTACAAAGGAGAACAAGAGCATGACGGCAGGGCCGGCGACCCATCCGAGCTGACCGATCGCCCAGGCCAAAGACAGCACGCCGGAGCCGATGACCGCCGTTATGATGTGCGCACTCGAAGTCCACACGGTGCCTGAACACAATTATAATtcagaaaaacaaaaaacaaaaaacgtaGAGCATAGAGCAACAGAAAGAACACAGTGATCCTATCTCACTCCTCACCGGTTCTCTTGAGACGGCCATCGTCGTCGAAGCATTTGGAAGCTCCCTGCGGCAGGCCAATTTCCAAGGCGGCATTTTGGTAGTAATTGGCAGCGCCGTTCTCGCCCATCTTTATCCACGCGGCAAGAATTCAGTTCAGTGAAGCCAATGCAAATTTAGAGTACAGCAACGAAATTTCTCTACAAAGAAGAAGAGTACGCGGGATGAGATGCAGAGAACGCTGAGGAGATCGATCTTTATAGGAACAAGGAGCGTACTGATCCGCAGAAGTCAACTAAGGTAGACTCTTGGACCCCACTCACCCATCGATCACTACTCGGTTCTCAGGCCATTCCCCACCTTTCTGGCCTCCCATTGCTCACTGCTCATAAAGAATGGTACTGCCCGCACTCGAGTCGGCAACCACAATCCCGTTGACTCAAAGGTCGGCTGTGGTCTCGACGGCGGGAACTTTCCAGGTGATGGGTAAAAGGACAAACACAAAAAGTAACAGAAGAACTCAAATCCaaattttataattcatctttttttttgcaaaaaaacAAAAACCCTTTAATTTTTTGAttccaaaaatatgttttgaCCCAATACTATTATAAAAACTATTATTAGAATGAATTTAAAATTATTGAAGGGGtgtctatttattttttattttttaaaaaaggacgCATTTGATATTtctcataatttaaattttaatacaaCTCAAAATATCCCAAACTGGACGTTAAGTTAAACTTCACCTTCAGCATTGGATTCTCCTATTCCTGGTGCTGTTGAAGCTTCAATTAACTAAGCAGTGGCTGTAGTCTTCGCGATGAACACCGTAGCTTTTGTCATGCCAACTTGTGTGAGATCTTAATTTTAAACCATCCTCTTTGACCGAATTTGTTCTGGCCGTACGTGAGCTAACATTGATAGATAGATATGTATTTATATTGTCTTCACATATATTCCCACTTTGTGCGATAGCAGATGAAGCACTGTATTCCATACCACTCGTTGAAACAATTGCTTTTAGGGAGCATCCATATGGTTCATTGAATTTTAGAATTGCAGTGATTGGGAGTGAAACAAggcaaagattggattcaaaattcATAGGGGTCAGAGCACTCGTACGGTTTGTATATATGCTTGTTCGTAAAGGTCCTTAGGCTTAGGTAGGGGTCAAGCATAACCTAATACTTTGCTTTCAGTGGGGAATTCTTTCAATGTTGAATTAATAATTCTCTTCTTTAGTAAACTCTTTAAAGTCAGCAGGAATTTTTGGAACAAAATCATCAGAATTGAATAagttcttatatattttttttactaagttagtatgcatttatttaaatatatgtaaatcttatttatttttttataaaaaataaaagatgatTTTATTTAAGACTTATGGTAGTAATTAGGAGTAGCTGCTCTGCaacttagttaaaaataaatataaaacacttttaaattaaaaaatattatactaagtcggttaaaaaaaataaatttatcaaaatcatATATCAAATGCATCAAAATTATATAATTGTATTGGTTGTTAAAACATTATAATAATTATGTAATAATTGTAATATTATTATAACAATTATTcgatataataatattataatgattttaattttttaaaattggtttaaataattttaattaagttgataaaaaattattatatgtataatatttttttattaagctGTACTAGTTTATTTTAACACGGTGTaactattagaaaataattattataagtaaatagttatttgtttcctaataataattattattagaaaatagtcatttgtttcctagttattaggaaataattattattagaaaatagttatttatttcctagttattagagaataattactattaggaaataattattatttttctaatttatgtattttcctattttcacttgtaatggtatttatatataccatatgctatcattaataatatgtgttAATTCTATCATCAATATGATATCAGAACTCTAAACTTAAcagtaattttttttcttttctttctttcttttctccacaATGGTTGTCGCCGATGACATCAACCACCGGCTCCAGCTGCCTTCTATAATGGCTACCGCCGATGATATGACCCGCCGactatctctcacaaatactTCTAATTCTCCTGCCTCTCTTATGGTTCTCAACGTCAATGCTCAGGTACCGTTAAAACTCATCACTTCCAATTATTTTGCTTGACGCTTGCAGTTCACGTCTCTTCTATTCGGATATGACTTACTCGATTTTGTTGATGGCTCACGTCCCTGCCCCCCCCCTGCGCAGATAACGCATACAGATGTCATGCTCCCTCAGACGAATCCTGATCATATTCTCTAGCTCCGCcaggatcaacttctcctcaacactattataggttcgatgtctcctactcttgtgcaatttatttcttcatcaacttcatctAGAGATGCATGACAGACGCTGGAGAGAACCTACGACGCTCCCTCACGTGGCAGGATTATGACTCATCGTCAAAATCTTGCCAGCCCTTAACAGGGTAACAGGTCTATCGCTGATTATATGCagaacatcaaaagaaatattgacGCTCTTGCGCTTATGAATGTTAAAGTTGGCTTTGATGAGCTCTCTATTCGTGTCCTGAATGGTCTTAGCCAAGATTACTACAATATCTCACATGCTCTGCAAGTTCGTGACGCCCCTATTACCTTTAATGAGCTATTCGAGCAGCTCCTCAACTATGAAGCCCAGTTAAAAGTCTCAACACCATCTCTATCTTCGATGCCAATGACTGCTCTTGTGACTCCAACAGGGAATTCTCGTAATTGGTATTCAAACTATCGTGGTGGTCGCCAGCAGGTCCCGCCTATATCCCATCAGTCATGCATGTCTACTCCTGGGCTATCTGCGTGTCCTCTTGCACATCCAAATGTGTCCAGTCCCAATCATTATCTTGAGCACTGTCAGATTTGTGGTGTCCAAGGTCACTCTGCTTGCTAGTGCGGTCATATGACTGCCTCGATGCTTGCTCTTCTTACACCAGCTCCTCCGCGTCCTTCACGTCTCATGTATAGTGCGCCGATTGCACACACTGCCATTCATTATACACCTTCGTCTGATTCTCGGGAATGAGTTGTTGACTCTGGCATCTCTCGTCATGTCACCACTGATCTCGCTACTCTCTTGTTGCATGAGCCTTACTCTGGGAATGATAGCGTCGTCATTGGTGATGGTTCTAGACTACTTATTACACACAttggttctttctctttctctactccatctttccttttagttttatccaatgttttatttgtgccatctatatcaaaaaatttgatttcTATCGCAGCACTTTGTGCTACTAGTCCtattacatttcttttctttgattcctatTTTCAGGTGTTGGATCGTTGTACGGGAGCGACACTGGTCAGTGGAGTCCATAGAGATGGTGTCTATTATAGCCAAAATTTATGTCTACGCTATCATCGCCTTCTGCCTTTTCTATGTCTACCTCGTCATCTATTTCCTTATGACATAGTCGTTTAGGTCATCCATCATTAGATGTTTTGCAACGTTATTTTTTATCCTTGGGTCTTTCGTTTTCTGCGAAtactttgtctaatttttcatGCACTTCGTACAATATTAATAAGAGTCATAAATTGTCCTTTCATAAATCTAGTATTTCGTCTCGTGCTCCTTTGGATATCTTTTCTGATGTTTGGGCATCTCCTATATCATCATTTGATGAACTCAAATATTATGTTATCTTTGTTGATCATTTTACAAAGTATATATGGCTTTATCCTTTACGCAATAAATCGGATGTATACTCTACCTTTATTGTATTCAAAACTCTTGTTGAAAATCGGTTCTCGATGACTATCAAAATACTATTCACTGATAATGGAGATGAATTCTTAGCCCTTCGCTCCTTTCTTACTACTCATGGTATTAGTCATCTTACCACTCCTCCACACACTCCTGAATACAATGGATACTCTGAACATCGTCATCGTCATATAGTCGAAACTGGTCTCACTTTGTTGCACAAAGCATTTATTCCACTCACTTTCTAGCCTTATGCCTTTGTTGCGGCTGTCTATTTGATTAACCGCATGCCTAAGGTCGGTCTCTCCCATATgtcctattttaaaaaattattcaccaCTGTTCCTGATCTTTCTATGCTTCGAGTTTTCGGGTGTCTATGTTTTCCGTGGTTGCACCCCTACTCTCACCACAAACTTGATCTCAAGTCAACCTCGTGTCTTCCTTGGCTATTCTCTCACCTAGAGTGCCTTCCTGTGTTATGATGTAGCTCTCAAAAGAGTCTTTGTATCTCATCATGTTAAGTTTGTGGAGCATATTTTTCCATTTTCCATCACCTCCTCCTTGGATTCCACAGTAATAGACACTGACTTTGAGCTTTCTGCTGCACCGGTTCTCTCATGGGACCCTCCAGCATCGATGCTGCAACCTGCCACTAATCGTAGCCGTCCGCAAGTGACTTCTTCACCGCCATCATCTCCACCATCATCACCTCTTGTTGTTGGGTCGTTCATGCTGCCTGGTGGTAACCGACCCTCTAGCCCACcgactctttctctctctctcgcttctctaaaccaacatcccatgcaaactcgctccaaaaatatcatctacaaatcCAATCCAAAGTATCTTCTTCATACTGGTCTTCCACAACCTTGTGAATCCTCCTCTGTCACGCAGGTACTCAAAGATCCGAATTTGGTACAGGCCACGCATGAAGAGTACGATGCTCTTCTCCGTAATCAGACTTGGACTCTTGTCCCACGTTCGTCAGACCAAAATCTTGTGGGTAATAAGTGAGTGTTTCACATTAAGCGTAATTCTGATGGCTCAATTGATCGATATAAGTCTCGCCTTGTTGTCAAGTGGTTTCATCAGCGCTCTGGTGTTGACTTTCATGATACATTCATCTCTATTATTAATCCAATAACAATGCGCATTGTTCTTAGTTTGGTTGTGAATCGGAGGTGGTGTCTTCGCGAACTTGATGTAAACAATGTATTTCTTAATGGTCATCTTGCAGAGGAGGTTTATATGGCGCAACCTTA encodes the following:
- the LOC122041880 gene encoding amino acid permease 3-like, whose translation is MGENGAANYYQNAALEIGLPQGASKCFDDDGRLKRTGTVWTSSAHIITAVIGSGVLSLAWAIGQLGWVAGPAVMLLFSFVTYYTSSLLSDCYRSGDPSTGKRNYTYMDAVRANLDGFKVKLCGCLQYLNIVGVAIGYTIAASISMVAVKRSNCFHEKGDDSPCEVNSNPYMIMFGVAQIIFSQIPDFDQIWWLSIVAAVMSFTYSSIGLGLGIAQVIKNGGFRGSLTGISIGVVSQMDKIWRTLQAFGDIAFAYSYSIILIEIQDTIKAPPPSEAKVMKRATLISVAVTTVFYMLCGCMGYAAFGDLAPGNLLTGFGFYNPYWLLDIANVAIVVHLVGAYQVYCQPLFAFVERWAERTWPESRFVCGDIEVALPGERTYKLNLFRMTWRTGFAVVTTVVSMLLPFFNDVVGLLGAIGFWPLTVYFPVEMYIVQKNVERWSTRWVCLQLLSLACLAITIASAAGSIAGVVSDLKVYRPFQG